From Pseudomonas fluorescens, one genomic window encodes:
- a CDS encoding N-acetylmuramoyl-L-alanine amidase yields MKFLALLVSLLVLAGCASGPRIDTSHPSVNHDSRVQFVVVHYTSASLERSLALLTHGEVSSHYLVGDDKNATIFKLVDENLRAWHAGESEWQGRTWLNSSSIGIEIVNPGFRDTPTGRVWYPYSEAQVQSLIFLLKDIKQRYGLNPRQIIGHSDIAPLRKLDPGPLFPWKRLADAGVALWPNEQAVARQQAVFATQLPSISWFQEQLSHLGYTTPQTGELDVATRHVLAAFQMRFRPSRFDGAPDAQSAAILQVLNQTK; encoded by the coding sequence ATGAAATTTCTCGCCCTGCTTGTTTCCCTTCTCGTCCTGGCTGGTTGTGCCAGCGGTCCGCGTATCGACACCAGTCATCCCTCGGTCAATCACGACAGCCGCGTGCAGTTCGTGGTGGTTCATTACACCTCTGCTTCTCTGGAGCGCTCGTTGGCATTGTTGACCCACGGCGAAGTCAGCAGTCACTACCTGGTCGGCGACGACAAGAACGCCACCATCTTTAAGTTGGTAGACGAGAATCTGCGTGCCTGGCACGCCGGCGAAAGTGAATGGCAGGGCCGGACCTGGCTGAACTCCAGTTCCATCGGTATCGAGATCGTCAATCCGGGGTTTCGCGATACGCCAACAGGACGGGTCTGGTATCCCTACAGCGAAGCTCAGGTGCAATCCTTGATCTTCCTGCTCAAGGACATCAAGCAACGTTATGGGCTCAACCCGCGCCAGATCATCGGACACAGCGACATTGCACCCCTGCGCAAGCTCGATCCGGGGCCGTTGTTCCCATGGAAGCGCCTGGCTGACGCAGGCGTGGCGCTCTGGCCGAATGAGCAGGCGGTAGCACGTCAACAGGCGGTATTCGCGACCCAACTGCCGAGCATCAGTTGGTTCCAGGAACAGTTGTCCCACTTGGGCTACACCACGCCCCAGACTGGCGAGCTGGATGTCGCAACACGGCATGTGTTGGCGGCCTTCCAGATGCGTTTCCGGCCATCACGCTTCGACGGCGCTCCGGACGCGCAAAGTGCCGCGATCCTTCAGGTGTTGAATCAGACAAAATAA
- a CDS encoding EAL domain-containing protein produces MMAAARETLRSWFYRPWTLAIVAAALSAVLLLAGSLGVALRQVQQRESEQMNSQGERFLERLEQLFGQLREGLDDLEAQPLRGCDMKMFSTLQQVSFSYRFVYEAAYIDKTQFCSNRPHQEALSAIRPPDIKGPTYSYWLNTSTEPDENRAALMLGRGNFRVATSRGHLTDMVDLTPGSSLLVILDHGTRAIPVLGAPQAWPPSEPWSPFSSEPLQITQNRLIYRMPTNNPEYQLVLISPRTAMHLPTLWWWLVPASLVLGLSIGALVFLLARQRQSMGGELQGALKRGELQVLYQPIFDLRDRQCVGAEALLRWRRPDGTLTSPDLFIPMAEDSGQIRQITDFVLQRLLEQLGQLLRANPHLYVSVNLAACDVMVPRIGEVMARLLDLHRVEARQIAFEVTERGLIDVVVARENLQALRDAGHQVLIDDFGTGYCSLAYLQTLPVDCLKIDKAFIDALGHDAASSGVAPHIIRMAHALDLKVIAEGIEYEAQAMYLSSEGVNYGQGWLFAHALSAMQLIELVTRGRRQGPRRIDDEA; encoded by the coding sequence ATGATGGCGGCCGCCCGAGAGACCTTGCGCAGTTGGTTTTATCGCCCCTGGACCTTGGCGATAGTGGCGGCTGCCCTCAGCGCGGTGTTATTGCTGGCGGGTAGTTTGGGCGTGGCCTTGCGTCAGGTGCAGCAACGCGAAAGCGAGCAGATGAACAGCCAGGGCGAACGCTTTCTGGAGCGCCTGGAGCAACTGTTCGGGCAATTGCGCGAAGGCCTGGACGATCTGGAAGCCCAGCCGTTGCGTGGCTGTGACATGAAAATGTTCAGCACCTTACAGCAGGTCAGTTTCAGCTACCGCTTCGTCTATGAAGCGGCCTACATCGACAAGACCCAATTCTGCTCCAACCGACCTCATCAGGAAGCCCTGTCGGCGATCCGTCCGCCTGACATCAAGGGGCCGACCTACAGCTATTGGCTGAACACCTCCACCGAACCCGACGAAAACCGCGCGGCCTTGATGTTGGGTCGAGGTAACTTTCGGGTAGCGACCTCGCGCGGGCACTTGACCGACATGGTCGACCTGACGCCCGGCAGCAGTCTGTTGGTGATTCTCGACCACGGCACCCGTGCAATTCCGGTGCTGGGCGCCCCGCAAGCCTGGCCACCGTCCGAGCCCTGGTCACCGTTCAGCAGTGAGCCTTTGCAGATCACCCAGAACAGGCTGATCTACCGCATGCCCACCAATAACCCCGAATACCAATTGGTGCTGATTTCCCCACGCACCGCCATGCACCTGCCGACGCTGTGGTGGTGGCTGGTGCCGGCGAGCCTGGTATTGGGCCTGAGCATCGGTGCGCTGGTGTTTCTGTTGGCCAGGCAGCGGCAGTCGATGGGAGGGGAGCTGCAGGGGGCGCTCAAGCGCGGCGAGCTGCAGGTTTTGTATCAGCCGATCTTCGACCTGCGCGATCGCCAATGCGTCGGTGCTGAAGCCCTGCTGCGCTGGCGTCGACCGGACGGCACGCTGACCAGTCCGGACCTATTCATCCCCATGGCAGAGGACAGCGGCCAGATTCGCCAGATCACTGACTTTGTCCTGCAGCGACTGTTGGAGCAACTGGGCCAGTTATTGCGTGCCAATCCGCACTTGTATGTCTCGGTCAATCTGGCGGCCTGCGATGTGATGGTGCCAAGGATTGGTGAGGTCATGGCTCGCCTGCTGGATCTGCATCGTGTCGAGGCCCGACAGATTGCGTTCGAGGTCACTGAGCGTGGCCTGATCGACGTCGTGGTGGCGCGGGAAAACCTGCAAGCCCTGCGCGATGCCGGACATCAGGTGTTGATTGATGATTTCGGTACCGGTTACTGCAGCCTGGCTTACTTGCAGACCTTGCCGGTGGATTGCCTGAAGATCGACAAGGCCTTCATTGATGCGCTGGGTCATGACGCGGCCAGCAGCGGGGTCGCGCCGCACATCATTCGCATGGCCCATGCCCTGGATCTCAAGGTGATCGCCGAAGGCATTGAATATGAAGCCCAGGCGATGTACTTGAGCAGCGAGGGCGTCAACTATGGCCAGGGTTGGTTGTTCGCCCATGCATTGAGCGCCATGCAGTTGATAGAGCTGGTGACGCGAGGACGTCGGCAGGGCCCGCGACGCATCGACGACGAGGCCTGA
- a CDS encoding ATP-binding protein, translating into MKLAMKLRTRLFLSISALMTVALLGLVLGLVSVMQMASNQEVLIRDNFITLDLGLKLRQSLGDQFMIMLDDKPDLAALEKVERHYFELLEEGIAHENTLDNGHHGFQQARDDYLSFLKAFNAQQPTASLRGNEELTEKFDILRNGLINEHKLALENINNTQRAARERALLVAGSLGLVALAVLIIGFVTAHGIARRFGGPIEALAKAADHIGQGNFDVTLPISQSAEMNQLTRRFGIMAQALREHQATNVDELLAGQQRLQAVLDSIDDGLLMIDRQGRLEHMNPVAQRQLGWEDDRLGVGLGTALQRPELDEQLRLVLRGGSLERAPEDLSIEVDGESRLLTYSLTPVSPAEGHILGAVMVLHDVTEQRAFERVRSEFVLRASHELRTPVTGMHMAFGLFRERAHFPENSREKDLLDTVQEEMQRLMQLINDLLNFSRYQNGLQKLTLAPCNIDDLLAQARERFVDRSRAQSIELLLEIQSPLPRLQADQAQLDRVLDNLIDNALRHTGTNGQIRLQARRHGERVIVSVEDNGEGIAYGQQGRIFEPFVQVGRKKGGAGLGLALCKEIVQLHSGRMGVYSRPGQGTQFYMALPL; encoded by the coding sequence ATGAAGCTGGCGATGAAGTTGCGCACCCGACTGTTTCTCAGCATCTCGGCGCTGATGACGGTGGCCTTGCTGGGGCTGGTGCTAGGCCTGGTGAGCGTGATGCAAATGGCCAGCAATCAGGAAGTGCTGATTCGCGACAACTTCATCACCCTCGACCTGGGTCTCAAATTGCGCCAGAGCCTGGGCGACCAGTTCATGATCATGCTGGACGACAAGCCGGATCTGGCGGCGCTGGAAAAAGTCGAACGGCATTATTTCGAGCTGCTGGAGGAGGGCATTGCCCATGAAAACACCCTCGATAACGGCCACCATGGTTTCCAGCAGGCCCGTGACGACTACCTGAGCTTCCTCAAGGCCTTCAATGCGCAGCAACCGACTGCCAGCTTGAGAGGCAATGAGGAGCTCACGGAGAAATTCGACATCCTGCGCAATGGCCTGATCAACGAACACAAGCTGGCACTGGAGAACATCAACAACACCCAACGCGCAGCCCGGGAGCGTGCGTTGCTGGTCGCCGGTTCGCTGGGACTGGTTGCCCTGGCTGTGCTGATCATCGGTTTCGTTACCGCCCACGGCATTGCCCGACGTTTTGGTGGGCCAATCGAAGCCTTGGCCAAGGCAGCGGACCACATCGGCCAGGGCAACTTTGATGTCACCCTGCCGATCTCCCAGTCAGCGGAAATGAACCAACTGACACGCCGTTTCGGGATCATGGCCCAGGCATTGCGCGAGCATCAGGCAACCAATGTCGACGAACTACTCGCCGGTCAGCAACGCTTGCAAGCGGTACTCGACAGCATTGATGACGGCCTGCTGATGATCGATCGGCAAGGCCGCCTGGAGCACATGAACCCAGTGGCTCAACGCCAGCTGGGCTGGGAGGATGATCGTCTCGGCGTCGGTTTGGGCACCGCCCTGCAACGCCCGGAGCTCGACGAACAACTGCGCCTGGTATTGCGCGGCGGCTCCCTGGAGCGCGCACCCGAGGATTTGAGTATCGAAGTCGATGGCGAATCGCGACTGCTGACCTACAGCCTGACCCCGGTCAGTCCTGCCGAAGGCCACATATTGGGCGCTGTGATGGTGCTGCATGACGTCACCGAACAGCGCGCGTTCGAACGGGTGCGTAGCGAATTTGTCCTGCGCGCCTCGCATGAATTGCGCACGCCTGTGACCGGCATGCACATGGCGTTCGGCCTGTTTCGCGAACGCGCGCATTTTCCGGAAAACTCCCGTGAAAAAGACCTGCTCGATACCGTGCAGGAAGAAATGCAGCGTTTGATGCAACTGATCAACGACCTGCTGAATTTCTCCCGGTATCAAAACGGCCTGCAAAAACTCACCCTGGCGCCCTGCAACATCGACGATCTATTGGCACAGGCGCGCGAGCGTTTCGTCGACCGCTCACGCGCGCAATCCATTGAACTGCTGCTGGAAATTCAAAGTCCGTTGCCACGCCTGCAGGCCGACCAGGCTCAACTCGACCGGGTATTGGACAACCTGATCGACAACGCCTTGCGTCACACCGGCACCAACGGACAAATCCGTCTTCAAGCACGCCGCCATGGCGAACGGGTAATTGTCAGCGTCGAAGACAACGGCGAAGGCATCGCCTATGGCCAGCAGGGACGTATATTCGAGCCGTTCGTTCAGGTCGGACGCAAGAAGGGTGGCGCCGGGCTCGGCTTGGCCCTGTGCAAGGAAATCGTTCAGTTGCACAGCGGGCGCATGGGCGTTTACTCGCGCCCAGGGCAGGGCACGCAGTTCTACATGGCGCTACCTCTGTAA
- the algB gene encoding sigma-54-dependent response regulator transcription factor AlgB, with amino-acid sequence MESANEHQGRILLVDDESAILRTFRYCLEDEGYNVATANSAAQADALLQRQVFDLCFLDLRLGEDNGLDVLAQMRIQAPWMRVVIVTAHSAVDTAVDAIQAGAADYLVKPCSPDQLRLATAKQLEVRQLSARLEALEGEMRKPSDGLDSHSPAMKVVLETARQVASTDANILILGESGTGKGELARAIHGWSKRAKKSCVTINCPSLTAELMESELFGHSRGAFTGASESTLGRVNQADGGTLFLDEIGDFPLTLQPKLLRFIQDKEYERVGDPVTRRADVRILAATNLNLEDMVRDGRFREDLLYRLNVITLHLPPLRERAEDILTLADRFLARFVKEYARPARVFSDEAREAMLGYRWPGNIRELRNVVERASIICPQERVEISHLGMAEQPTNNAPRIGAALSLDELEKAHIGAVLASAATLDQAAKTLGIDASTLYRKRKQYNL; translated from the coding sequence ATGGAATCTGCCAACGAGCACCAAGGCCGCATTCTGCTGGTGGACGATGAATCCGCCATCCTGCGTACCTTCCGTTACTGCCTGGAAGACGAAGGCTACAACGTTGCAACGGCCAACAGCGCCGCTCAGGCCGATGCCCTGCTGCAGCGTCAGGTCTTCGATCTGTGCTTTCTCGATCTGCGCCTGGGTGAAGACAACGGTCTCGACGTACTGGCCCAAATGCGAATCCAGGCCCCATGGATGCGCGTGGTGATTGTGACGGCTCACTCCGCCGTGGACACCGCCGTCGACGCCATCCAGGCGGGCGCCGCCGATTACCTGGTCAAACCTTGCAGCCCCGACCAATTGCGCCTGGCGACCGCCAAGCAATTGGAAGTCCGGCAGCTTTCCGCCCGCCTGGAAGCGCTTGAAGGCGAAATGCGCAAGCCCAGTGACGGCCTCGATTCCCATAGCCCGGCCATGAAAGTCGTACTGGAAACGGCTCGCCAGGTGGCGAGCACCGACGCCAACATCCTGATCCTTGGTGAGTCCGGTACCGGCAAGGGTGAGCTGGCTCGCGCGATTCACGGTTGGAGCAAACGGGCGAAGAAGTCCTGCGTAACGATCAACTGCCCATCCTTGACCGCTGAACTGATGGAAAGCGAGCTGTTCGGTCACAGCCGCGGCGCGTTTACCGGCGCCAGCGAAAGCACCCTGGGTCGAGTCAACCAGGCCGATGGCGGAACGCTATTTCTCGACGAGATCGGCGATTTTCCCCTGACCTTGCAACCCAAGTTGCTGCGTTTCATTCAAGACAAGGAGTACGAACGGGTTGGCGACCCGGTGACTCGCCGCGCCGACGTGCGGATCCTCGCCGCCACCAACCTCAACCTGGAAGACATGGTCCGCGACGGGCGCTTTCGCGAAGACCTGCTGTACCGCTTGAATGTCATCACCTTGCACCTGCCGCCACTGCGCGAGCGTGCCGAGGACATTCTGACCCTGGCAGACCGTTTCCTGGCCCGGTTCGTCAAGGAGTACGCGCGGCCCGCTCGCGTCTTCAGCGATGAGGCTCGCGAGGCAATGCTCGGCTACCGTTGGCCCGGCAACATCCGCGAATTGCGCAACGTGGTTGAACGGGCAAGCATCATTTGCCCGCAGGAACGGGTCGAGATCAGCCATCTGGGGATGGCCGAGCAACCCACCAACAACGCTCCTCGCATCGGGGCGGCCCTGAGCCTGGATGAGCTGGAAAAGGCCCACATCGGTGCGGTCCTCGCCAGTGCCGCGACCCTTGATCAGGCGGCGAAAACCCTGGGCATCGACGCCTCGACGCTGTACCGCAAACGCAAACAGTACAACTTATGA
- a CDS encoding DUF1328 domain-containing protein, with translation MLSWAITFLIIAIVAAVLGFGGIAGTATGIAKILFVVFLVMFVVSFFFGRRGRG, from the coding sequence ATGTTGAGCTGGGCAATCACATTCTTGATCATTGCCATTGTCGCCGCTGTTCTGGGCTTCGGTGGTATCGCGGGCACCGCCACGGGTATCGCCAAGATTCTCTTTGTCGTGTTCCTGGTGATGTTTGTTGTGTCGTTCTTCTTCGGCCGTCGTGGTCGAGGCTGA
- the gltP gene encoding glutamate/aspartate:proton symporter GltP, with amino-acid sequence MKKAKLSLAWQILIGLVLGIAIGALLNHFSAEKAWWVSNVLQPAGDIFIRLIKMIVIPIVISSLIVGIAGVGDAKKLGRIGLKTIIYFEIVTTIAILVGLVLANVFHPGAGIDMSTLGTVDISKYQATAAEVQHEHAFIETILNLIPSNIFAAMARGEMLPIIFFSVLFGLGLSSLQSDLREPLVKMFQGVSESMFKVTHMIMNYAPIGVFALIAVTVANFGFASLLPLAKLVILVYFAIAFFAFVILGLIARLFGFSVIKLMRIFKDELVLAYSTASSETVLPRVIEKMEAYGAPKAICSFVVPTGYSFNLDGSTLYQSIAAIFIAQLYGIDLSISQQLLLVLTLMVTSKGIAGVPGVSFVVLLATLGSVGIPLEGLAFIAGVDRVMDMARTALNVIGNALAVLVIARWEGMYDDAKGQRYWNSLPHWRSKDKLPAGEASKN; translated from the coding sequence ATGAAGAAGGCAAAGCTTAGCCTCGCCTGGCAGATCCTCATCGGTCTGGTCCTGGGTATAGCAATCGGCGCACTGCTCAACCATTTCAGTGCTGAAAAAGCCTGGTGGGTCAGTAACGTCCTGCAACCAGCGGGCGATATCTTTATCCGTCTGATCAAGATGATCGTGATCCCGATCGTGATTTCTTCTCTGATCGTCGGCATTGCCGGTGTGGGGGATGCGAAGAAACTCGGGCGCATCGGTCTGAAGACCATCATTTACTTTGAAATCGTCACCACCATCGCCATTCTGGTGGGTCTGGTACTGGCCAACGTGTTCCACCCGGGCGCCGGCATCGACATGAGCACCCTGGGTACCGTGGATATTTCCAAGTACCAGGCGACGGCGGCGGAAGTCCAGCATGAGCATGCGTTCATCGAAACCATCCTCAACCTGATCCCGTCGAACATCTTTGCCGCCATGGCGCGTGGCGAGATGCTGCCGATCATCTTCTTCTCGGTACTGTTCGGTCTCGGTCTGTCGAGCCTGCAGTCGGACCTGCGCGAGCCGCTGGTGAAGATGTTCCAGGGCGTATCGGAAAGCATGTTCAAGGTCACTCACATGATCATGAACTACGCCCCGATCGGCGTGTTCGCACTGATCGCCGTGACCGTGGCCAATTTCGGCTTCGCGTCCCTGCTGCCGCTGGCCAAATTGGTGATCCTGGTTTACTTCGCCATCGCCTTCTTCGCCTTCGTGATCCTGGGCCTGATCGCTCGCCTGTTTGGCTTCTCGGTGATCAAGCTGATGCGCATCTTCAAGGATGAGCTGGTGCTGGCTTACTCCACCGCCAGCTCCGAGACTGTGCTGCCGCGTGTGATCGAGAAGATGGAAGCCTACGGTGCGCCGAAGGCCATTTGCAGCTTCGTGGTACCGACCGGCTACTCGTTCAACCTCGACGGTTCGACCCTGTACCAGAGCATCGCGGCAATCTTCATCGCCCAGCTGTACGGCATCGACCTGTCGATCAGCCAGCAGTTGCTGCTGGTTCTGACCCTGATGGTCACCTCCAAGGGCATTGCTGGCGTGCCGGGCGTCTCCTTCGTGGTGCTGCTGGCGACCCTGGGCAGCGTTGGCATTCCGCTGGAAGGCCTGGCGTTCATTGCCGGTGTCGACCGTGTCATGGACATGGCCCGTACCGCACTCAACGTAATCGGCAACGCCCTGGCGGTTCTGGTTATCGCGCGTTGGGAAGGTATGTACGACGATGCCAAGGGCCAGCGCTACTGGAACTCCCTGCCGCACTGGCGCAGCAAAGACAAACTGCCTGCGGGCGAGGCGTCGAAGAACTGA
- a CDS encoding nucleoside recognition domain-containing protein produces MLNGLWLGFFIVAAISAMAQWLVGGNAGIFAAMVESIFAMAKLSVEVMVLLFGTLTLWLGFLRIAEKAGIVEWLAKALGPLFLRLMPEVPPGHPAIGLITLNFAANGLGLDNAATPIGLKAMKALQELNPSATVASNAQILFLVLNASSLTLLPVTIFMYRAQQGAPDPTLVFLPILLATSCSTLVGLLSVAFMQRLRLWDPVVLAYLIPGALALGGFMALLATLSATALAGLSSILGNLTLFGLIMLFLVIGALRKVKVYEAFVEGAKEGFDVAKNLLPYLVAMLCAVGVLRASGALDFGLDGIRHLVEWAGWDTRFVDALPTAMVKPFSGSAARAMLIETMKTSGVDSFPALVAATIQGSTETTFYVLAVYFGAVGIQRARHAVGCALLAELAGVLAAIGVCYWFFG; encoded by the coding sequence ATGCTCAATGGCCTGTGGCTTGGCTTTTTCATCGTGGCGGCCATTTCGGCCATGGCGCAGTGGCTGGTCGGCGGCAATGCCGGAATCTTTGCCGCCATGGTCGAGAGCATTTTTGCCATGGCCAAGCTGTCGGTGGAAGTCATGGTGCTGCTGTTTGGCACCCTGACCCTGTGGCTGGGCTTTTTGCGGATCGCCGAGAAGGCAGGCATCGTCGAGTGGCTGGCCAAGGCCCTGGGACCGCTGTTCCTGCGCTTGATGCCGGAAGTGCCGCCGGGCCACCCGGCCATCGGCCTGATCACCCTGAATTTTGCCGCCAACGGCCTGGGCCTGGACAATGCGGCCACACCCATCGGCCTCAAGGCGATGAAAGCCCTGCAGGAGCTCAACCCCAGCGCCACAGTGGCCAGCAATGCGCAGATCCTGTTCCTGGTGCTCAATGCGTCGTCGCTGACCCTGCTGCCAGTCACTATCTTTATGTACCGCGCCCAGCAAGGCGCGCCGGACCCGACGCTGGTGTTCCTGCCGATCCTGCTGGCGACCAGTTGCTCGACCCTGGTGGGGCTGCTGTCGGTGGCCTTCATGCAGCGTTTGCGCCTGTGGGACCCGGTGGTGCTCGCCTACCTGATTCCCGGTGCCCTGGCCCTCGGCGGCTTCATGGCGCTGCTGGCAACGCTCTCGGCCACCGCCCTGGCTGGCCTTTCCTCAATCCTCGGCAACCTGACGCTGTTCGGCCTGATCATGCTCTTCCTGGTGATCGGCGCGCTGCGCAAGGTCAAGGTCTACGAGGCCTTCGTCGAAGGCGCCAAGGAAGGTTTCGACGTCGCCAAGAACCTGCTGCCGTACCTGGTCGCCATGCTCTGCGCGGTGGGCGTACTGCGCGCCTCCGGGGCGCTGGATTTTGGCCTCGACGGCATTCGCCATCTGGTCGAGTGGGCGGGTTGGGATACGCGTTTTGTCGACGCCTTGCCGACCGCAATGGTCAAGCCGTTTTCCGGCAGCGCCGCGCGGGCGATGTTGATCGAGACCATGAAGACCTCGGGCGTGGACAGCTTCCCGGCGCTGGTGGCCGCGACCATCCAGGGCAGTACCGAAACCACCTTCTACGTGCTGGCGGTGTACTTCGGTGCGGTGGGTATTCAGCGGGCGCGGCATGCGGTGGGCTGCGCGCTGCTGGCGGAGCTGGCTGGGGTGCTGGCGGCGATCGGAGTGTGCTACTGGTTCTTCGGTTGA
- a CDS encoding ABC-type transport auxiliary lipoprotein family protein, whose amino-acid sequence MKRVFRTLAHGTLLASLALTGACSILPKGDPQDVYRLPAAHSPGSATQAPAVSWSLRVSKPQASDVLNSSRIAVIPQGDLISSYKASRWSDRAPMLLRNRLLDGFAEDGRVQLLSTDDANLQTDLELAGNLQAFQTEYQGNSVQVVIRLDALLVRGTDQRILASKRFEVRQPVSDVQVPGVVSGFGRAGDELTRQVIAWTVEQGQKNVPAKP is encoded by the coding sequence ATGAAGCGCGTCTTCCGCACCCTGGCCCACGGGACGCTGCTGGCCAGCCTGGCGCTGACCGGCGCCTGTTCGATTTTACCCAAGGGCGACCCGCAGGACGTCTATCGCCTGCCGGCAGCCCACAGCCCTGGGTCGGCGACACAGGCGCCCGCCGTCAGCTGGTCGCTGCGAGTGTCCAAGCCGCAAGCCAGCGATGTGCTCAACAGCTCACGCATCGCGGTGATTCCCCAGGGCGACCTGATCAGCAGTTACAAGGCCTCGCGCTGGAGCGACCGGGCACCGATGCTGCTGCGCAACCGCCTGCTCGACGGCTTTGCCGAGGATGGTCGGGTGCAACTGCTGAGCACTGACGACGCCAACTTGCAGACCGATCTGGAACTGGCCGGCAACCTGCAGGCGTTCCAGACCGAATATCAGGGCAACAGTGTGCAGGTGGTGATCCGCCTGGATGCGTTGCTGGTGCGCGGCACCGACCAACGTATCCTCGCCAGCAAGCGCTTCGAGGTCCGCCAACCGGTGAGTGACGTGCAGGTACCTGGCGTGGTCAGCGGATTCGGCCGGGCCGGGGATGAACTGACCCGCCAAGTGATTGCCTGGACCGTGGAACAGGGCCAGAAGAACGTGCCCGCCAAGCCTTGA
- a CDS encoding MlaD family protein codes for METRAHHVLIGLFTVLVVAGALLFGLWLAKSSVDTEFKDYEVVFNEAVSGLSKGSAVQYSGIKVGDVVSLRLDPKDPRRVLARIRLGGETPIKEDTQAKLALTGITGTSLIQLSGGTPQSPELRGNNGKLPVIVASPSPIARLLNNSDDVMSSVNQLLYNANQVLSPQNVERLSKTLENLEQTTGTINDQRGDIQQAMRQLASIGKQASAALEQTTLLMRNANGLLNNNGKQMFGSAEQAMKSLEQSTATINTLLTNNQEALGNGMQGLNSLAPAIRELRDTLGSLRAISRRLESNPSGYLLGHETDKEFTP; via the coding sequence ATGGAAACCCGAGCCCATCATGTATTGATCGGCCTGTTCACCGTCCTGGTCGTGGCCGGTGCCTTGCTGTTCGGTCTGTGGCTGGCCAAGTCCAGCGTCGACACCGAGTTCAAGGACTACGAGGTGGTCTTTAACGAAGCGGTCAGTGGCCTGTCCAAGGGCAGCGCGGTGCAGTACAGCGGGATCAAGGTCGGCGACGTGGTCAGTTTGCGCCTCGACCCCAAGGACCCGCGCCGGGTGCTGGCGCGCATCCGCCTCGGTGGCGAGACCCCGATCAAGGAAGACACCCAAGCCAAGCTGGCATTGACCGGTATCACCGGCACGTCGCTGATCCAGCTCAGCGGTGGCACACCGCAGAGCCCGGAATTGCGTGGCAACAACGGCAAGCTACCGGTCATCGTCGCCTCGCCGTCGCCCATCGCACGCTTGCTCAACAACAGTGACGACGTGATGAGCAGCGTCAATCAACTGCTGTACAACGCCAACCAGGTACTCTCGCCGCAAAACGTCGAGCGCCTGAGCAAGACCCTGGAAAACCTCGAGCAAACCACCGGCACCATCAACGATCAGCGTGGCGATATCCAGCAGGCCATGCGCCAACTGGCGTCTATCGGCAAGCAGGCCAGCGCCGCGCTGGAACAGACCACCTTGCTGATGCGCAACGCCAATGGGTTGCTCAACAACAATGGCAAGCAGATGTTCGGCAGCGCCGAGCAGGCGATGAAGTCCCTGGAGCAGAGCACGGCCACCATCAATACCCTGCTGACCAATAATCAGGAAGCGCTGGGCAACGGCATGCAGGGGCTCAACAGCCTGGCCCCGGCCATACGCGAGCTGCGCGACACCCTGGGCTCGTTGCGGGCCATCTCCCGGCGCCTGGAATCCAATCCCAGCGGTTACCTGCTCGGCCACGAGACAGACAAGGAGTTCACCCCATGA
- a CDS encoding ABC transporter ATP-binding protein → MSRVPRAPSEAVIEVRGLCNRFGKQSVHENLDLDLYKGEILAVVGGSGSGKSVLLRSIIGLRQPSEGSVKVFGKNLPSLPEHERSLIERRFGVLFQKGALFSSLTVTENVALPLIEHAGLSRADAEHLAAVKLALAGLPLSAADKYPASLSGGMIKRAALARALALDPDILFLDEPTAGLDPIGAAAFDQLILTLRDALGLSVFLVTHDLDTLYTITDRVAVLAQKKVLVADAIDVVSETDDAWIHEYFHGPRGRAALTAASPSNEV, encoded by the coding sequence GTGAGTCGAGTACCCCGTGCGCCCAGCGAGGCGGTGATCGAAGTGCGTGGGCTGTGCAATCGCTTCGGCAAGCAGAGCGTGCACGAAAATCTCGACCTGGATTTGTACAAGGGCGAGATTCTTGCCGTGGTTGGCGGCTCCGGCAGCGGTAAATCGGTCCTGCTGCGCAGCATCATCGGCTTGCGCCAGCCCAGCGAGGGCAGTGTGAAGGTGTTCGGCAAGAACCTGCCCAGCCTGCCGGAACACGAGCGCTCGCTGATTGAACGACGCTTCGGCGTGCTGTTTCAGAAGGGCGCCTTGTTCTCGTCACTGACCGTGACCGAGAACGTCGCGCTGCCGTTGATCGAGCACGCAGGCCTGAGTCGCGCCGACGCTGAGCACCTGGCGGCGGTCAAACTGGCTCTGGCCGGTTTGCCGCTGTCAGCCGCCGACAAATACCCGGCCTCGCTGTCCGGCGGCATGATCAAGCGTGCGGCGCTGGCCCGGGCCCTGGCGCTGGACCCGGATATCCTGTTTCTCGACGAGCCCACCGCCGGCCTCGACCCGATTGGCGCAGCCGCGTTCGACCAGTTGATCCTGACCCTGCGTGATGCATTGGGCCTGAGCGTGTTCCTGGTAACCCATGACCTCGACACCCTCTACACCATTACTGACCGGGTGGCGGTATTGGCACAGAAGAAAGTGCTGGTGGCGGATGCCATCGATGTTGTTTCGGAAACCGATGACGCCTGGATTCACGAATACTTTCATGGCCCCCGTGGCCGCGCGGCGCTGACGGCCGCTTCACCGTCCAACGAGGTATGA